Genomic window (Desulforapulum autotrophicum HRM2):
TTTCCTTCAAAACGTGTGAAAATTCTTTTCAGGATCGGCCATCCTGCAGACGAGATCATCCACACCATTGTTCGGGAATCCCCGGATTTGGTGGTCATGGGTACCCGGGGGAGATCCAGCCTTAAAAGCACAATTGTCGGGGATGTTGCCAAGCAGGTTTTTCAGCATTCGCCTGTGCCTATTTTCTCCTACAGGGGAGAAGCGTGCAGAAAAAGACTCCTAAAGCGGATTCACATGGATTGAGTCAACAACCCCTGAGCTAAAGACTCGGGGGTTGTTTCGCCGGTAAACTAAAGCGCCTCCAGTCTCACCACGGGATTGGATTTGAGATACTCCAGCCGGTTGAGTCCGTTGATGTAGGCAAGGGCACTTGCGGTGATGATGTCAGGGTCCGATCCCTTTCCAAGGGCAACGATACCACCCTCTGAAAGGCGTACCGTTACTTCGCCCTGGGAATCTGTTCCCTCGGTAAGTGCGCTCACGGTAAAACGGAGCAGTTCGGATTTGGTACCGGTCAGTCGGGAGATGGTATTGAACACAGAGTCAATGGGTCCGTTGCCTTCTGTGGCACCCTTAACCAGGCGGTCGTTGATGGTTAGATGAACGCTGGCATGGGGGCAGACGGTGGTGCCGCTTGAAACATGGAGATATTTGAGACAGAATACCTCTGATCCCCTTAAAACCCCTTCGTTCACAAGTGCGTCAATATCCTCATCAAGGATGCTCTTTTTCCTGTCAGCCAAATGCTTGAATTTTTCAAACACAATGTTGAGTTCTTCCTCGGACAGGTTATACCCCTTTTCTGAAATATGGGCGTAAAGGGCGTGACGGCCTGAATGTTTGCCAAGGACCAGGCTGTTTTTATTGACCCCAACGGTTTCAGGCTTCATGATCTCGTAGGTCATGGGGTTTTTGAGCATTCCGTCCTGGTGGATGCCTGCCTCGTGGGCAAAGGCGTTGGCCCCCACAATGGCCCGGTTGGGTTGAATCATGATGCCGGTGATCATGCTCACAAGCCGGCTTGTGGGGTAGATCCTTGTGGTGTCAATGGAGGTCATCTCGTTAAAGAAGTTAGGCCGGGTGCCCAGGGACATGACCACCTCTTCAAGGGAGGTGTTGCCAGCCCTTTCACCAATGCCGTTGACAGTCACCTCTGCCTGGCGGGCACCTGCCCTTATGGCGGCAAGGGTATTTGCCGTGGCAAGCCCAAGGTCGTTGTGGCAGTGGACACTTAAAACAGCCCGGTCAATGTTGGGTGTGTTTTTCAACACATGGGTTACAAGGGCGGCAAACTCTTCGGGAACGGCATACCCAACGGTATCAGGCAGGTTGACCGTTGTTGCGCCTGCATCAATGACTGCCTCAAATACCTTGCAGAGAAAATCAGGATCGCTCCTGGAGCCGTCTTCTGCGGAAAATTCCACGTTGGGCGTCAACGATGCCGCATAGCGTACGGCATTGACGGCATTTTCCAGCACCTCCTCCCGAGTCATCTTGAGCTTATACTTAAGATGAATATCAGAGGTTGCAATAAAGGTGTGAATTCTCGGGAAGGCCGCATCCTTGATGGCATCCCAGGCCAGGGTAATGTCATCCTCTGAGGCCCGGCAGAGGCCTGCCACCTGGCATTTTTTGAGTTTTCGTGCAATGGCCTCAACGGCAACGAAATCTCCCTTGGAGGCTGCCGGAAAGCCTGCCTCGATCACATCCACCCCTAGAAGTTCAAGCTGAGTGGCAATGCGAAGTTTTTCCGCTGTGTTCATGCTTGCTCCGGGTGATTGCTCACCATCCCGGAGGGTGGTGTCGAAAATGACTACTTTGTTCTTCTGTTCCATGGCATCCTCTTTTTTAATTATATGAAACTTTTGTCAGACGCTATTATTGCGTTTTTATTTTGGTTGCCCCCCATTGGGGCAGGGTCGTTAAACTGAATTTTCCTTGTCAAGGGCAAGTTTATACTGGAAACTGTCGGCCAGGGCCTGCCAGCTTGCCTCGATGATATCCTCGCTTACGCCAATTGTGCTGAAAATATTATTTTCATCCCTTGACTCAATAAGAACCCGAACCTTGGAGTCAGTGGACCCGCTGCCCTCGATCACCCGGACCTTGAAGTCGATGAGGTGCATGTCGCTGATGGTCGGGTAAATCTTGGTCAGCGCTTTACGAAGGGCGTTGTCAAGGGCACTGACTGGACCATCTCCTTCTGCTGCTGTGATTTCAAAGGTGTCACCCACACGTATTTTGATGGTGGCATGGGCATAGCAGGGTTGGTCTCTGTTTTTTTCAATGGAAACCCGGAAGGATTCAAGTTCAAAGTGTGACTCATACTGTTCAGACAGTTTTTCCATGATGATTTTGAGGGACCCTTCGGCCACGTCAAACTGATACCCGTCTTCTTCAAGCTCCTTGATGGCTGAGATGATGTTCTGGCTGAAGGCGTCATCAGGGCCAAGATCAAGTCCCATCTCCTTTGCCTTGTACAGGACGTTGCTCTTTCCCGACTGTTCCGACACAAGAACCCTGCGCTTGTTGCCCACAAGGGAGGGGTCCATGTGCTCGTAGGCGCAGGATTGTTTCATCACGGCGCTTACATGGATTCCCCCCTTGTGGGTAAATGCGCTCTTTCCCACAAAGGGTCTTGAATTTAAAGGGGTCATGTTGGCGGTTTCACTGACAAACCTGGACAGGGGCAGTAATTTTTTCAGGTTTTCCGGACTAACACAGGGACTATCCATTTTAAGGGCAAGGATTGGGATGATGGAAGTGAGATCTGCATTGCCGCATCGTTCTCCATAACCGTTGATTGTGCCCTGGACCATGCCGGCCCCGGCCCTGACGGCGGTTATGGCGTTGGCAACGGCCATTCCGATGTCGTTGTGGGTGTGGATGCCTATCTGAACGGGAAAATCATAGGTCTGTTCCATGGTGGCAGTCACGGTTCGGGTGATTTTTTCTAATTCATGGGGCAGGGTGCCCCCGTTGGTGTCGCAGAGTACCAATGTCTTGCATCCACCTTTTATCGCAGCCTTTAATGTGGCAATCGCATAGTCGGGATCAGCAATGAACCCGTCAAAAAAATGTTCTGCATCGTAGATCACTTCACGTTTTTCCCCAATGAGGAAAACAATGCTCTCTTCGATCATGGCAAGGTTTTCTTCGGCGGTGTTGTTCATGATCTTTTCCACATGGAGATTCCAACTTTTTCCAAATATGGTGACAACCGGTGCACCGCATTTGACCAGGGCCTGGAGATTGCGGTCCTCCCGGGCCCGGGTGTTTGCCCTGCGCGTTGAACCAAAGGCTGCAATTTTTGCGCATTTAAACTTGACATCCTTGATCAGGTCGAAAAAACGCACGGCACTGGGGTTGGAACCGGGCCATCCGCCTTCAATATAGTGGATACCCATATCATCGAGTTTCTGGGCTATTTTCACCTTTTCTTCCGGGGAAAAGCAGATATTTTCCCCCTGCATTCCGTCCCTCAAGGTGGTGTCATAAATTAGCACCTGTTTCATCTTTTTCTCCAGTTAATCGGGATCAGGCAATAAGGCTCGCCTGATCCCATTCTATATCCCGATCAGATTTTGGGCGACTGCAGCCATCAAATGGCACGGCCTGCACTTAACATCTCTGATTCGTGGATCTCTTTTAGTTCCTCTTCCAGTCGCTCCTGGTAGTCAGGGGCAGAGTGGGTTTTGAGGGTGATAGCTGTCCCCCTCAGGTTCGCTTTGTGGTCTTCTCCCTTGATAGGGCGATGGATCCTGTTCTTGCTGTTTCAATGATGCCCATGGGGGTCAAAAGATCCATGATGGCCATGAGTTTTTCCTCGTTGCCTGAGATTTCAATGGTGTAATAATCCTGGGCAACATCCACCACCCTGCACCTGAAGATATCCACAATTCTCAGGATTTCGGCCCTGTGTTCGGATTTCGCATGGACCTTGATCAGGGCAAGTTCTCTCTTGACATGTCGTTTTTCCGTAAGATCCACCACGGTGATGACATTGATCAGTTTGTGGAGTTGCTTGATGATCTGCTCGACGATGTGTTCATCCCCACTGGTCTCCATGGTGACCCTGGATGCCGTTGACTCCATGGTCTGGGCAACGGAAAGGGTGTCGATGTTGTAACCTCTGCCGCTGAACAGCCCTGCAATCCTTGAAAGGACACCGGGCTCGTTATCAACGAGAATGGATAAAATATGTTTTTTAATGGTCATGGTGAGTCCCTTTTGTTTGTTTTTTAGACCAGCAGCATTTCAGAGAGGGATTTACCCGCCGGAACCATGGGGTAGACCATCTCTTCACGCTCAACGATAAAATCCATGACCACCGTACCCTCCGTGGCAAGCCCCTGTTTCAGGGTCTCTCGTACCTCGGAAGGCTTTGAGGCCCTGAGGCCCGTTGCACCGTAGGCTTCGGCAAGTTTGACAAAATCCGGGGCACACTCCATGTTGGTGGAAGCGTAACGTTTGTCATAGAAAAGATCCTGCCACTGGCGAACCATGCCAAGGTAGCGGTTGTTGAGGATCACCACCTTTACCGGCAGTCTGGCCTCAAGGGAGGTGGTCATCTCCTGGATGTTCATCTGGATGCTGCCGTCGCCTGCAATATCGATGACCGTCTTGTCAGGACAGGCAGCCTTGGCACCAATGGCGGCAGGCAACCCGAACCCCATTACACCGAGACCGCCTGAGGTGATGAAATGATTGGGTCGGTCAAAGCCGTAATACTGGGCCGTCCACATCTGATTCTGGCCTACCTCAGTGGTGATGATGGCCTTGCCCTGGGTGAGTTCGTGGAGGGTTTCAATGACAAACTGGGGTTTGATGATTTCTTCGTTCTGGTTGTACCCCAGGGGCATGGTCGATTTCCAGTTTTCGATGGTTTCAATCCACTCGCTGCGTGCGTCAACCGAGGCTTGATCAATTTGTCGTTTCATCATCTGGTTGAGCAGGGCCAGGCTTTTTTTGCAATCGCCCACAATGGGACAGTCCACACTGACATTCTTGTGGATGGAGGTGGGATCTATGTCGATCTGAACGATTTTTGCCTTGGGTGCAAATTTTTCCAGGCGACCTGTGACCCGGTCGTCAAATCTTACACCGGCTGCGATCATAAGATCGCATTCGCCTATGCTCATGTTGGCCCGGAAGGTTCCGTGCATGCCGGGCATCCCAAGCCACAACGGATGGGAAGCCGGAAAAGTCCCCAGTCCCATGAGGGATGCGGTTACCGGGATGTTCGCCATTTTTGCAAGGTCTGTTATCTCTTCGGATGCCTTTGAAAGAACCACCCCGCCGCCTGAAAATATGATGGGTCGCTTTGCTTTGTTGATGAGCTGAACCACCTTGGCCAGCTGTTTTTTGTTGGGCGAGTAGGTCGGTCGGTAGGATTTGATATGAACCTCGGGTGGTTCTTCAAATTCTATGGTAGCGGTCATCACATCCTTGGGCAGATCCACAAGCACGGGTCCGGGGCGTCCTGACCTGGCAATGAAAAAGGCCTCTTTGATGATCCTGGCAAGGTTTTCGATTTTTTTCACAAGGTAGTTGTGCTTGGTGCAGGGCCGGGTGATCCCCACGATGTCAACCTCCTGAAAGGCGTCGTTGCCGATCAGGGACGAGTTGACCTGGCCTGTGAACACCACAATGGGAATGGAATCCATGTAGGCTGATGCAATGCCGGTGACGGCATTTGTAGCACCGGGTCCCGAGGTGACAAGTGCCACACCGATGTCGCCCTTTGCCCTGGAATAGGCGTCTGCCGCATGGATGGCTCCCTGCTCATGGCGAACAAGGATATGTCGCAAATCCGGGTTGCTGGCAAGCTCGTCATAGATGTCTATGACCGCCCCTCCGGGATAGCCGAAAATGGTATCAACCCCCTGGGATTTTATCATTTTGATCAGGATTTGAGCGCCTGTCAATTTCATCATCTTTCTCCTTGCATTGGGGTCTTTAATCTTTAAAAACAGCGCCGTTTCCTGCGGAGGTGACCTGTCTTGCATACCGGGCCAGATAGCCTGTTTTTATTTTGGGTTCAGGGCGTTTCCAAGCGCTCAGCCTCTGGTCGATGGTTGCTTGATCCACCATAAGGTCGATTTGTTTTGCAGGGATATCGATCTTGATTATATCTCCTTCTGTGACGGCGGCAAGGGTGCCACCCTCCATGGCTTCGGGTGAGAGGTGGCCAATGGATGCGCCTTTGGTTCCGCCCGAGAACCGTCCGTCTGTGATCAGGGCTACTTGTGCATCAAGGCCCATGCCTGCAATGGCAGAGGTGGGGGTGAGCATTTCCCGCATGCCCGGTCCGCCGGCAGGTCCCTCGTAAAGGATGACGATGACATCACCCTTTTGTATGGAGTTCGACATGATGGCTTCCGTTGCTGCCTCTTCTGAATGAAAAACCCTTGCAGGACCCTGGTGCTGGAGCATTTCAGGCTTCACAGCCGACTGCTTGACCACGCATCCTTCAGGGGCGATATTCCCGAAAAGAACGGCAAGTCCTCCCTGGGTATGGTAGGGGTTGTCCATGGGGCGTATAACCTCTCGGTCCTTAACTGGTGTGGCGGCAAGATTATCCTTTACTCGGTGTCCCGTTACCGTGAGGCATTCGCCGTTTAAAAGCCCTGCATCCAGCAGTTGACGCATTACGGCTGGAATTCCGCCGGCCCGGTTGAGATCCACAAGGTGGTCTTTTCCTCCAGGACTCAGCGAGCATAGATGGGGGGTTTTTCTGCTGATTTCGTTGATGAGATCAAGGTCGATGTCAACGCCTGCCTCATGGGCAATGGCCTTGAGATGGAGCACCGTGTTCGTTGAACAGCCAAGGGCCATGTCAACGGCCAGTGCGTTTCTGAATGCCTCTGGAGTGAGGATATTCAGGGGGGTGATATCCTTATTATATAGTTCCATCACACGCATGCCTGCCTGTTTGGCAAGGCGGATTCTTTCGGACATGGGGGCAGGAATGGTTCCATTGCCTGGAAGGCCAATACCGATGGCCTCGGTCAGGCAGTTCATGGAGTTGGCCGTGAACATCCCGGCGCATGATCCGCAGGTGGGGCAGGCGGCATCCTCGATCCGGGTGAGTTCAGATTCGGTCATGGTGCCTTTGTTCACGGCACCCACTGCCTCAAATACCGAGATGAGGTCGATTTTCTTGGAACCGCCTCCGGGGGTGATGCCTGGCAGCATGGGGCCGCCGCTCATGATAATGGCCGGAATGTTGAGCCGTGCTGCTGCCATGATCATTCCTGGAACAATTTTGTCACAATTAGGTACCATGACAATGGCGTCAAATGGATGGGCCATTGCCGTGACCTCTATGGAGTCTGCAATGAGTTCCCTGCTGGCAAGGGAGTAGTGCATGCCCTTGTGGTTCATGGCAATGCCGTCGCACACCCCAATGGTGGAAAATTCCATGGGGGTTCCGCCTGCCATGGTGATGCCGGCCTTCACGGCCTTTACAATGGTGTCAAGGTGCATGTGGCCGGGGATAAGTTCATTGGCTGAGTTGGCAATGCCCACCAGGGGGCGTTGGATCTCTTCGTCAGTAAATCCCACGGCCTTCATGAGGCTTCGGTGGGGTGCCCGTGCAATTCCTTTTTTGGCTGTATCGCTTCTCATATCCCGTCTCCGTTAAATGAAAAAAGCCGTTATCAGCTCTGGGCTGATAACGGCTTTTAAATATCTTATTTTAACTATGCCAGCCTCAGCCCTTCCTCTGGAAGGTGATAATAATCACCTCCACGACGACTGATAGTAGCACGCTAATAATAAGGTTTTTCTTCATCTCTTGTCGCTAAATCCTAATCTTAAAATTTTGTTAAATTTAATAATCTGCAAATCTTAACGATAGTCTTTCAGGTTGTCAAGGAGAAAATCGTTGATAACAAATTATTCCCCCTTGTCTGGCATCTGGTTGATGGTCGCAGCCATGAATCCAGCGCCAAATCCATTGTCGATATTAACCACGGCAACGTTGGACGAACAGGAGTTGAGCATGCCCAAGAGAGCTGTCATGCCCCCAAAACTTGTTCCATAACCCACGCTTGTGGGAACGGCTATCACCGGGGCACGGACCATGCCTGCCACAACACTTGGAAGGGCGCCTTCCATTCCGGCCACAACAACCAGAACTGAAGCCGCCTGTATCTGGCGTCCATGGGCAAAGAGCCGGTGGATTCCCGCAACCCCCACGTCAAAGATGGAGTTAACCCGGTTGCCCATGGCTTTTGCAGTGATCATGGCCTCTTTTGCGACGGGAATGTCTGAAGTCCCGGCCGTGATGACCAGGATTTCACCCTTTGACCTGATCTGGGGTTCCCGTGTTTTTAACAGTAGTATCCTTGCAGCTTCATCATACTCGGCTTCCTGGAAAATGGCTCTGACCTGGTCTGCTTTTTGCCGGTCCATGCGTGTGATCAGGATGATTTCTTCGTTTTTTGCCATGGCCTGCATGATGCCGATGATCTGTTCGGCGGTTTTGCCCTGGCCAAAGATCACCTCTGGAAACCCCTTACGCAAGGACCTGTGGTGGTCGATGTGGGCGTAGTCTATGCTTTCAAAGGCCAAGTCCTTGAGCGCAGTTTCGGCTTGTTCCGGGGACAGAACTCCCTTTGCCACTTGGTCGAGCATTTCTTTGAGTCGTTGTTGATTCATGTCAGGTTCGACTGCCCTTGAGCCATCCTCGGCCCTTGGTTTCCCCGGAATTCTGGTCGCTTTCCAGTGCTGTGTCCTTGTTCGTTTCAGTAGTGGTCTCTTTGTTGTCCGGCAGGTCAGAGACGGGCGTCTCGGTGTATCCCCATTTGTGCCTGCCGAATTTCAGGTATCCCTGGACGTTGTTGAGCCTTGTATCAACGTCGTTGGCAATGGGGATGACGTTGCCTTGAATCAGGGATCGGAGAAAGGGAGCAAGTTCCATGCTTCCTCCGCCTGAAAGAATGATGGAGTCCATATCCCAGTCCTCTTCCCAGAGCCGGTTCACATCGGCTGCGATGGCGGCAGCGGCATGGGCGTAAACCCTTTTTTTAAGGTTTGCGATGTTATACTCCCTTCCCCTGATCTTTATTGCACCCGATTCGATGAATGAGAACATGCGGTATAGTTCTATGTTTACGCCGCTTTCCTGGCGAAGTTTGTTGGCAATTAAGGAAAAGCATTTGGAAATCCCCGTATCCATGGTGGTGGAGCTTCGTTCAATATATTGAAGATGGTCAAATATGCTGAAATCGGTTGTCTTGAACCCAATGTCAACCACCCCGATCTTCTGACCGGAGAGTTTCCGGTCGGTGATTTTACCCCTGTCGTCCATGAGCAGATTAAATATGCTACCAATGGGCTGGGGGATCATTTGGATCTTATTAATATGAATTCTTCGGGTGATATCGTCTTTGTTTTCATAGTGAAAAATGATTTCGTGGCGACCGGTGAGGAGGTCGGCAAAGCGTTTGTAATCCCTTGTTAAAAATCCTACGGGCAGCCCGGACACCACATTGAGCGAGGCGTTGTTTTCACAGCACACACCAATGGCTGTTAAGGCAAGTACCTTTACAAAGTCTGTCAGCAGTTTATCCTGGTCCAGGGTAAATTCCTTGACATTGGACTGTTGTTCAGCATAGCTGCCGATAAAGTAGGATTTGCCGTCCAGGGTGACGTGGAGGTTTGAGTTATCCTGGTCATCGCCAAGGGAAGATCTGAACTGGATCTGGGTGGAATCTCCCAGAACAGATTTAAAAACAACGGAGTTTTTGCCGTTAAATGCTTTTGTAAATCCAAAACCGACGTCAATTCCAACAACTTCCATGATCTTCCTCCTGTGAAGTGTCCCCCCGTCTTGTTCCAATAAGATTGTCTGGCCGAATTCATACCATTATCGTGGGTTGCTCGTCAACCATCCCATTCTGGTTTGATCAAAACTTTGTCGTGTCTGTTTTTCGTGCCTGGGGCTTTGTCCATGGCATCTGGTTGCTGATTTGGGAGATCCTTGCCAGATACGATGACGCCATCACCGGCAAGGTCCTGATAGGGAGGGGGAATGCTTTGCCCGGCAGGCAAAGGGAAGCGTTCCCATGGAACAGGTCTTTTAACGGAATGGTTTCATTCTTTTTCCTGCAAATGCAGAAGATCTACAGCCTGAGTTCAGGGCTCCAAAAGTGTCTGGAACCGTTGAAAAAGGAGCGGTTCAAAAAACCGCTCCTTTTGATATGATTACGCCATGGTCTGAATGAAGCTGCTCAGATTGGCGTCAGCATAACCTGTGTCTGATAAATTGGTCATCAAAGATTCCATGACCTGGCGGTAGGCATTTACTGCCTGACTCTGTCCGGACGTCTGGGTGGAAGGCATTCCCTGCATCGAGTTCATGTTTTCTTGACTGTCAGCCTGGGCTGCTTCCATTTCATCCTGGGAGATTACACCATCCTGGTTTGTGTCCAGAGTTGAAAAAATCTCGCTGGACAGACTGGATTCTGCTTCACTGATACTGCCGTCTTCGTCAGTATCTTCCGCATCCAGGATCGATTGAATCCCTGATTCAGCACCGCCCATTCCACCGGCCATCATGCCGCCCATACCGCCGCCCATCATTGGTGGCGGCCCATTGGAGAGCATATCTTCAAGCTCCTGACTGCTCAACAGGCCGTCTGAATCTGAATCGACATCAGAGAACATATTTTCATCCATCGGTGTTTCTTCGAGACTCAGTACACCGTCCCCATTGTCATCATCACTTCCCATGATGCTGTCTGCACTGGGGAGTTCAAAACCACCACTGGCTTCCTGGGAACTGCGCGTACTCGTCGACTGATAGGCTGAAAATGACTGTCCAATTCCTTGAATATTCATTTTTAGTTCCTTAAAATTTAAATTACGTTGTTAATAAAAGTGTGTCCTCAAATGTTTGATTTCACGTATTCATAGGCATCACCTGCTTTCATCTTTTGTATTTAAATATTCATGGCCAGGCAAAAGCCTGACATTCTGTTAATGGACATACAAAAAAGATACCTGCTTTTTATTCATCCCCTCTGGCGGAAGGGGATGTCCCAAAGGATTGGTTCGGTTTTTTTCTAAAACTGTTTGGGAAATGGATATAATAGTCCTGGATTGCCTGACTGGGTGTGTTCTGTTTCAGGGATCCCAGATTTAACCGGGTATTGTATAACCAGACACTCTTCAAAAGCTTTTCATTATCAAAGCCATGCAGATTTATCTGTTGGGGGTGATTTTGAATAATG
Coding sequences:
- a CDS encoding 2-isopropylmalate synthase produces the protein MEQKNKVVIFDTTLRDGEQSPGASMNTAEKLRIATQLELLGVDVIEAGFPAASKGDFVAVEAIARKLKKCQVAGLCRASEDDITLAWDAIKDAAFPRIHTFIATSDIHLKYKLKMTREEVLENAVNAVRYAASLTPNVEFSAEDGSRSDPDFLCKVFEAVIDAGATTVNLPDTVGYAVPEEFAALVTHVLKNTPNIDRAVLSVHCHNDLGLATANTLAAIRAGARQAEVTVNGIGERAGNTSLEEVVMSLGTRPNFFNEMTSIDTTRIYPTSRLVSMITGIMIQPNRAIVGANAFAHEAGIHQDGMLKNPMTYEIMKPETVGVNKNSLVLGKHSGRHALYAHISEKGYNLSEEELNIVFEKFKHLADRKKSILDEDIDALVNEGVLRGSEVFCLKYLHVSSGTTVCPHASVHLTINDRLVKGATEGNGPIDSVFNTISRLTGTKSELLRFTVSALTEGTDSQGEVTVRLSEGGIVALGKGSDPDIITASALAYINGLNRLEYLKSNPVVRLEAL
- the cimA gene encoding citramalate synthase, which gives rise to MKQVLIYDTTLRDGMQGENICFSPEEKVKIAQKLDDMGIHYIEGGWPGSNPSAVRFFDLIKDVKFKCAKIAAFGSTRRANTRAREDRNLQALVKCGAPVVTIFGKSWNLHVEKIMNNTAEENLAMIEESIVFLIGEKREVIYDAEHFFDGFIADPDYAIATLKAAIKGGCKTLVLCDTNGGTLPHELEKITRTVTATMEQTYDFPVQIGIHTHNDIGMAVANAITAVRAGAGMVQGTINGYGERCGNADLTSIIPILALKMDSPCVSPENLKKLLPLSRFVSETANMTPLNSRPFVGKSAFTHKGGIHVSAVMKQSCAYEHMDPSLVGNKRRVLVSEQSGKSNVLYKAKEMGLDLGPDDAFSQNIISAIKELEEDGYQFDVAEGSLKIIMEKLSEQYESHFELESFRVSIEKNRDQPCYAHATIKIRVGDTFEITAAEGDGPVSALDNALRKALTKIYPTISDMHLIDFKVRVIEGSGSTDSKVRVLIESRDENNIFSTIGVSEDIIEASWQALADSFQYKLALDKENSV
- the ilvN gene encoding acetolactate synthase small subunit, with product MTIKKHILSILVDNEPGVLSRIAGLFSGRGYNIDTLSVAQTMESTASRVTMETSGDEHIVEQIIKQLHKLINVITVVDLTEKRHVKRELALIKVHAKSEHRAEILRIVDIFRCRVVDVAQDYYTIEISGNEEKLMAIMDLLTPMGIIETARTGSIALSREKTTKRT
- the ilvB gene encoding biosynthetic-type acetolactate synthase large subunit; the protein is MKLTGAQILIKMIKSQGVDTIFGYPGGAVIDIYDELASNPDLRHILVRHEQGAIHAADAYSRAKGDIGVALVTSGPGATNAVTGIASAYMDSIPIVVFTGQVNSSLIGNDAFQEVDIVGITRPCTKHNYLVKKIENLARIIKEAFFIARSGRPGPVLVDLPKDVMTATIEFEEPPEVHIKSYRPTYSPNKKQLAKVVQLINKAKRPIIFSGGGVVLSKASEEITDLAKMANIPVTASLMGLGTFPASHPLWLGMPGMHGTFRANMSIGECDLMIAAGVRFDDRVTGRLEKFAPKAKIVQIDIDPTSIHKNVSVDCPIVGDCKKSLALLNQMMKRQIDQASVDARSEWIETIENWKSTMPLGYNQNEEIIKPQFVIETLHELTQGKAIITTEVGQNQMWTAQYYGFDRPNHFITSGGLGVMGFGLPAAIGAKAACPDKTVIDIAGDGSIQMNIQEMTTSLEARLPVKVVILNNRYLGMVRQWQDLFYDKRYASTNMECAPDFVKLAEAYGATGLRASKPSEVRETLKQGLATEGTVVMDFIVEREEMVYPMVPAGKSLSEMLLV
- the ilvD gene encoding dihydroxy-acid dehydratase — encoded protein: MRSDTAKKGIARAPHRSLMKAVGFTDEEIQRPLVGIANSANELIPGHMHLDTIVKAVKAGITMAGGTPMEFSTIGVCDGIAMNHKGMHYSLASRELIADSIEVTAMAHPFDAIVMVPNCDKIVPGMIMAAARLNIPAIIMSGGPMLPGITPGGGSKKIDLISVFEAVGAVNKGTMTESELTRIEDAACPTCGSCAGMFTANSMNCLTEAIGIGLPGNGTIPAPMSERIRLAKQAGMRVMELYNKDITPLNILTPEAFRNALAVDMALGCSTNTVLHLKAIAHEAGVDIDLDLINEISRKTPHLCSLSPGGKDHLVDLNRAGGIPAVMRQLLDAGLLNGECLTVTGHRVKDNLAATPVKDREVIRPMDNPYHTQGGLAVLFGNIAPEGCVVKQSAVKPEMLQHQGPARVFHSEEAATEAIMSNSIQKGDVIVILYEGPAGGPGMREMLTPTSAIAGMGLDAQVALITDGRFSGGTKGASIGHLSPEAMEGGTLAAVTEGDIIKIDIPAKQIDLMVDQATIDQRLSAWKRPEPKIKTGYLARYARQVTSAGNGAVFKD
- the larB gene encoding nickel pincer cofactor biosynthesis protein LarB translates to MNQQRLKEMLDQVAKGVLSPEQAETALKDLAFESIDYAHIDHHRSLRKGFPEVIFGQGKTAEQIIGIMQAMAKNEEIILITRMDRQKADQVRAIFQEAEYDEAARILLLKTREPQIRSKGEILVITAGTSDIPVAKEAMITAKAMGNRVNSIFDVGVAGIHRLFAHGRQIQAASVLVVVAGMEGALPSVVAGMVRAPVIAVPTSVGYGTSFGGMTALLGMLNSCSSNVAVVNIDNGFGAGFMAATINQMPDKGE
- a CDS encoding ParM/StbA family protein, whose amino-acid sequence is MEVVGIDVGFGFTKAFNGKNSVVFKSVLGDSTQIQFRSSLGDDQDNSNLHVTLDGKSYFIGSYAEQQSNVKEFTLDQDKLLTDFVKVLALTAIGVCCENNASLNVVSGLPVGFLTRDYKRFADLLTGRHEIIFHYENKDDITRRIHINKIQMIPQPIGSIFNLLMDDRGKITDRKLSGQKIGVVDIGFKTTDFSIFDHLQYIERSSTTMDTGISKCFSLIANKLRQESGVNIELYRMFSFIESGAIKIRGREYNIANLKKRVYAHAAAAIAADVNRLWEEDWDMDSIILSGGGSMELAPFLRSLIQGNVIPIANDVDTRLNNVQGYLKFGRHKWGYTETPVSDLPDNKETTTETNKDTALESDQNSGETKGRGWLKGSRT
- a CDS encoding EF-hand domain-containing protein, encoding MNIQGIGQSFSAYQSTSTRSSQEASGGFELPSADSIMGSDDDNGDGVLSLEETPMDENMFSDVDSDSDGLLSSQELEDMLSNGPPPMMGGGMGGMMAGGMGGAESGIQSILDAEDTDEDGSISEAESSLSSEIFSTLDTNQDGVISQDEMEAAQADSQENMNSMQGMPSTQTSGQSQAVNAYRQVMESLMTNLSDTGYADANLSSFIQTMA